A single genomic interval of Balaenoptera musculus isolate JJ_BM4_2016_0621 chromosome 14, mBalMus1.pri.v3, whole genome shotgun sequence harbors:
- the C14H18orf21 gene encoding UPF0711 protein C18orf21 homolog isoform X3: MSPQPSMVDDDKSTFEGTCPYCFQLLVQDKSRVRLKPKPRLTPKIQKLLNREARNYTLSFKEAKILKKYKDSKSVLLITCKTCNRAVKHHGKSRSFLSTLKSNPTTPASKLGLKTPERKTLSSAKLNHMSGSKAKSPALIFRTATSGQSTPICSSKNVSKTKKHFSQLKMLLSQSESEKNPKVDFRNFLSSL, from the exons atGATAAAAGCACTTTTGAAGGAACATGTCCATACTGTTTCCAGTTGCTGGTTCAGGATAAGTCTCGAGTACGTCTCAAACCCAAACCCAGACTGACACCCAAAATACAGAAACTTCTTAATCGAGAAGCAAGAAATTATACACTCAgttttaaagaagcaaaaattttgaaaaagtacaAAGACTCCAAAAGTGTATTG TTGATTACTTGTAAAACATGCAACAGAGCAGTTAAACATCATGGTAAAAGTAGAAGCTTTCTATCAACATTGAAGAGCAATCCTACCACTCCTGCGAGTAAACTCGGCCTAAAGACCCCAGAGAGAAAGACTCTAAGTTCTGCAAAGCTAAATCATATGTCTGGTTCCAAAGCCAAGAGCCCAGCATTGATTTTCAG AACAGCTACATCTGGACAGTCAACACCCATTTGCTCCTCAAAGAAtgtgagcaaaacaaagaaacacttcTCTCAACTAAAAATGTTGCTTAGTCAGAGTGAATCTGAAAAGAATCCAAAGGTGGACTTCAGAAATTTCTTATCTTCTTTGTAA